ATTTAATATGAATTTGCTTATTTAGTTTTTTCTAAAATCTCCATAACTCTCCATCTTTTTCTTTTGCTTAAAGGTCGTGTTTCAGCAATTTTTACCTTATCACCGATACTACATTTATTTTCTTCATCATGCGCGATAAATTTAGTTGATTTTTTAATCCTTTTTTTGTAAAGAGGATGTGATACCAGGTATTCAACTTTTACAACTATGCTCTTCTCCATACTATCACTTACAACTTCCCCAATTTTTGTTTTAATTTTATTCCCGGATAGCATTTAACCCTCCTTTTTTCAATTGACTTTATTTTTTCCTAATTCAATTTCCCTTAGAATTGTTTTTGTTCTAGCAATATTATGCTTTACTTCTTTTATCCTTGTAAAATTACCTAATTGTCCTGTAACAACTTGAAATCTCAAACTAAATAATTCATCTTTAAAATCTGTTAGCTTTTTTTGTAATTCTTCTAATGATAAATCTCTCAATTCACTTGCTTTCATCTATCCCACCACCTGTTCGTCTCTGGAAAGAAAACGAGTTTTTATGGGTAACTTATGAGCAGCTAAACGCATTGCTTCTTTAGCCAAATTAAGTTCAACTCCACCTAATTCAAATAATACCTTTCCAGGTTTTACTACTGCCACCCAATGGTCGGGGGCTCCTTTACCTTTCCCCATTCTAGTTTCTGCTGGTTTTTTAGTCACTGATTTATCCGGAAATATTCTCACCCAAACTTTTCCACCTCTTTTTATTGCATGTGTAATAGCAACCCGGGCTGCTTCTATTTGAGCACTAGTTATCCAGTGAGATTCTAATGCTTGCAAACCAAAATCTCCAAAAGCAATAAAATTTCCTTTTTGGGCACATCCTTTCATGGTTCCCCTATGTGTTTTCCGGTATTTTGTCCTAGTTGGTTGTAACATCTTTTTGTTCTCCTTCTCCACTTAAATCTTCTGCCTTCTTACCAATAAAAACCTTGTTTGTCTCATTCTGGGAATATACTTCTTTGTTTTTTACTGGAAGCACTTCTCCTCGGAAAATCCATACTTTAACACCAATTTTTCCATAAGTCGTATTAGCTTCGGCGAGATTATAATCTATGTTCGCTCGTAAAGTATGAAGAGGTAACCTACCCTCTAAATGCCATTCTGTTCTTGCTATTTCGGCTCCACCTATTCTACCCGAACAAGACACCTTTATTCCTTCAGCCCCCATTTTCATAGTTCGATTAGCAGCCTGCCTCATTGATCTTTTGGTAGAACCTCTTCTTTCCAGTTGTTCCGCGATACTCTCAGCAACCAATTTAGCGTCTAATTCTGGTTTTTTTACCTCAATAATTTTTATTTGTAAATCATTTTTTACAAATTTTGAAAGCTCTTCTTTTAATTTAGCGACTTCCGCACCTTTACGACCAATTACAATACCTGGTCTTGCACAATTAATAGTTAACCTCACCCGATCGGCAATACGTTCAATTTCGATAGAAGAAATCCCTGCATGCTTTAAACGATTCTCAATATATTTTTTTATCTTGTAATCCTGATATATGTTTTCTGCATAACCCTTTTTTGCAAACCACTTATCGTCCCAATCTTTTATAATTCCAATTCTCAATCCTTTTGGATGTACTTTCTGTCCCAATTACTTCCCCTCCCCTTTATGATCAACTATAATGGTAATATGGCTAGTTCTTTTTCTTATTTTGCTTGCTCTACCCATAGCCCGAGGTCGAAATCTTTTAGTGATAGGTCCATCATTAGCATAGGCTTCGGATATATACAAATCTTCCACGTTTATATTATTATTATTTTGCGCATTATAAATCGCAGAGTTTAAAACATTGTATACCATTTTAGCGGAACGGTTAGGAAGAAATTTCATGCTTAAGAGCGCTTCACCAGCATTCTTACCCCGAATAATATCTAAGATCTGTCTCCCTTTGCGGGCTGATATAGGTAAATATTTACCTACTGCCTTTATACTCATTGTTTTCCTCCTAATTTATTTAATTACTCTTCTGTAATATAAAATACTAATTATTTTTAATCTTGAATAAATTTAGATACAAATTCTTCACTTTTCTGTATAACTAAATAATAGATTTTTTAGATATTTTACTATCTATATTATTTACTACTTTACCGAGGTAGATCTCTCAGTATGAGCACTATGTCCTTTAAAAATTCTAGTAGGAGAAAATTCTCCTAATTTGTGACCTACCATATTTTCGGTAATATACACCGGAATATGTCTTTTTCCATTATGGACAGCAATGGTATGCCCGACCATTACAGGAAAAATCGTTGAACTTCTAGACCAAGTTTTAATAATAGCTTTCTTTCTCTTCTGATTAAGTTCCCTAATTTTACCTAACAATTTTTCATTAATATAAGGTCCTTTTTTTAAAGATCTAGACATCTAAAACAATTGCCTCCCTTATTTACTATTTTTTCGTCCTTCTTTTTACGATATATCTATCTGAAGGTTTATTCTTTTTTCTGGTCCTATATCCCTTTGCCGGTATACCGGTTGGAGAAACAGGGTGTCTACCTCCAGAGCTCTTTCCTTCTCCCCCACCCATGGGATGATCAATGGGGTTCATGGCTACCCCTCTAACGGTTGGTCTAATACCAAGCCATCTACTTTTTCCTGCTTTACCATGAGACAAATTTTCATGAGTTAGGTTACCGATTTGCCCAATGCTGGCTTGACACTCCAAATGAATTAGCCTCACTTCTCCGGAAGGCAATCTAACATGAGCATATTTTCCTTCTTTGGCCATAAGTTGAGCTACTGTTCCAGCTGAACGAACTAATTTTCCTCCTTGCCCTGGTTTTAATTCAATATTATGAATTAAGGTACCAGTGGGGATATCTTTTAAAGATTTTGAATTTCCTACTTTTATATCCGCATCTCTTCCGGATACGATTACATCTCCCACTTTTAAATTTGCCGGACATAGAATGTATCTCTTATCCCCGTCATAGTATTTGAGTAAAGCAATTCGTGCTGAACGATTTGGATCATACTCGATACTTGAAACCTTCGCTGGAACTCCTTCCTTTTGATTTCTAAAATCAATTATCCTATACTTTCTTTTATTTCCACCACCTTGATGTCTAACGGTTAACCTGCCTTGGTGATTCCTCCCGCCTCTTCTTTTAAGTCCTACGGTTAAAGATTTTTCAGGTTTATCATTCGTTATTTCATCAAAGGTCGAAATGGTCATAAATCTTCTCCCTGGAGAAGTAGGTTTAAATTTTTTTATCTCCGCCATTTAATCTACACCATCCTTAAATATCTTTTTAAGTATTAGATATTTTCTAATTCTTTTATTTTTTCGCCCTCTTTTAGGGTAACTATCGCTTTCTTCCAATGGGATGTCTTCCCAGAGTATTTTCCCAAACTCTTCTTTTTACCAAGCATCTTTATAATATTTACTTTTGCAACTTTCGTTTTAAATTTTTCCTCAATAGATTTTCCAACTTCGGTGGAATTAACTTTCCAATCAACCTTAAATACATATTTATTTTCCTTTTTTAATCTTACTGTTTTCTCGGAAATGATTGGTTCTAATATAATATCTTTATTTGAAGGCATTATACGAACACCTCCTCAATTTGCTTTAAAGCTTCTTGAGTAATTATTATCTTTTCATGATTTATAAGGTCATAAGCATTTATTTTAGAAACAGGCAAGACTTGTGCCTCCTTAATATTTCTTGTTGCTTGCATGATACCATTATCCTCTTTTTCAATGATTATTAACGGTTTTTTAAATGCATGCAAATTTTTCAAAATTTCCACCATTTTACTAGTCTTATTTTCTTCTAAGGATAATTTATCTATAATGATAATTTCTTTATTATCGAACTTATCCGATAAAACTGATTTTATAGCAGCAACTTTCATTTTTTTTGGTAAAGAAAAGGAATAATCTCTAGGGTTGGGGCCAAATACAATTCCGCCACCTACCCATATAGGCGAACTATTAGTTCCTGCTCTAGCCCTTCCAGTTCCTTTTTGTTTCCAAGGCTTAGCTCCTCCACCTCTTACTTCGCTCCTATTTTTTGTAGAAGCAGTTCCTCTTCTTTTGTTTGCCAAATAGCGTTTAACTGCTTGATGAACTAGATATCTATTTACTTTAGTGTTAAAAATATTATCTTTTAGGGTAACTTCTCCAATATTTTCTCCCTTAACATTATGAACTGATAAAGCAATCATAAACAATCCTCCTTCCCTGGTAAAAACTTACTTAATTACCCATTTTTATTAATGACCAGTACTGCTCCTTTGGCACCAGGAACTGAACCTCTTACTAAAACTAAATTTCTATCGAGGTTAATTTTTACCACTTCTATATTTTTCACGGTAACTCTTTCTGTTCCCATATGTCCTGGTAATTTTTTTCCCTTAAATACTCGAGCTGCATCCGTAGCACCCATTGAACCGACTGATCTAAAATACTCCTTCTGACCGTGGGTTTTAGGTCCACCTGAAAAATTATGTCTCTTAATTGCACCAGCAAAACCCTTTCCTTTAGATATACCCACAATATCTACCCTATCACCCTCCTTAAAGATATCTACCTTAACTTCTGTGCCGGGTAAATATTTATTGGAATCGTCAACCTTAAATTCTCTAATATGTTTTATTGGTTTTGCCTTATATTTTTCAAGGTGCTTGACTATAGGTTTAGAAATTTTTTTCTCTTTTACTTCCTTAAAACCCAATTGCACTGCATTGTAACCGTCCTTTTCCATGGTCTTTTTCTGTACTATCTGACAGGGACCAGCTAAAATTACAGTTACCGGAATAGATTCTCCATCTTTGGTAAATATCCTAGTCATCCCTAACTTCTCTCCCAATATTCCTGCTACCATTTTTATCTTCACCTCCGAGTCTAATAAATCTTATCGCGTATCGCGTAAATTAATTATTTAGTTACTTGGTTAATTAGTTTTTTTTAATAAAACAATTATTTATCTATACTTATCACTTTATCTCTAATTAAAAACTTAAAATTAATTATTTTGGTTAGTCACTTAATCAATTAATTACTAAATTTGAAATTACTTCTACCAGTTTAACAATTAATCGATTAACTATTTACTAAATGTTAGCGACTATTTCCCTAACAATTATTTCAACTTCCTCTGGTACATTTTATTTAGATAAAATAATCAATAAATCTATTTGCGAAATAAATGAAAACGATATCTGGCTAATTTGCCATCCTTTTATTCTAGAGTTTTTAGCTCAATATCTACACCTGATGGTAAATCAAGATGCATTAATGCTTCTATAGTCTTGGTAGAAGGCTCTAAAATATCTATTAATCTTTTATGAGTTCTCATTTCAAACTGCTCCCTTGACTTTTTGTCCACATGTGGGGAACGTAAGACACAATATTTATTTATTTCTGTTGGTAAAGGTATAGGACCAGAGAATCTTCCGCCAATTCTTTTTATTGTATCTACTATCATTAAGGAAGAATTATCTAATATTCTGTGATCATATGCTTGTAAGCGAATTCTTATTTTTTGCATTAAATTTTATTTTACCTCCCTATTACATTTCACATCACGTATTGCGTATTACCTAAAGCTAAAAAACCATTTCGGATAATGATAATATATCCCCTCTTTTATTACGCGATACTCGCGGGTACACAATACCCTATTCAATGTTATTCTATTATCTCACTTACTACTCCGGCACTGATCGTACGCCCTCCTTCTCGAATAGCAAAGCGGAGCTGTTTCTCCATAGCGATAGGAGTAATCAATTCCCCGCTAATAGTGACTCTATCCCCGGGCATAACCATCTCTACCCCTTCGGGAAGAGTGACGGTTCCGGTTACATCC
This portion of the Candidatus Atribacteria bacterium genome encodes:
- the rpsQ gene encoding 30S ribosomal protein S17 codes for the protein MLSGNKIKTKIGEVVSDSMEKSIVVKVEYLVSHPLYKKRIKKSTKFIAHDEENKCSIGDKVKIAETRPLSKRKRWRVMEILEKTK
- a CDS encoding 50S ribosomal protein L29, which gives rise to MKASELRDLSLEELQKKLTDFKDELFSLRFQVVTGQLGNFTRIKEVKHNIARTKTILREIELGKNKVN
- a CDS encoding 50S ribosomal protein L16 translates to MLQPTRTKYRKTHRGTMKGCAQKGNFIAFGDFGLQALESHWITSAQIEAARVAITHAIKRGGKVWVRIFPDKSVTKKPAETRMGKGKGAPDHWVAVVKPGKVLFELGGVELNLAKEAMRLAAHKLPIKTRFLSRDEQVVG
- a CDS encoding 30S ribosomal protein S3, producing the protein MGQKVHPKGLRIGIIKDWDDKWFAKKGYAENIYQDYKIKKYIENRLKHAGISSIEIERIADRVRLTINCARPGIVIGRKGAEVAKLKEELSKFVKNDLQIKIIEVKKPELDAKLVAESIAEQLERRGSTKRSMRQAANRTMKMGAEGIKVSCSGRIGGAEIARTEWHLEGRLPLHTLRANIDYNLAEANTTYGKIGVKVWIFRGEVLPVKNKEVYSQNETNKVFIGKKAEDLSGEGEQKDVTTN
- a CDS encoding 50S ribosomal protein L22, which translates into the protein MSIKAVGKYLPISARKGRQILDIIRGKNAGEALLSMKFLPNRSAKMVYNVLNSAIYNAQNNNNINVEDLYISEAYANDGPITKRFRPRAMGRASKIRKRTSHITIIVDHKGEGK
- a CDS encoding 30S ribosomal protein S19, yielding MSRSLKKGPYINEKLLGKIRELNQKRKKAIIKTWSRSSTIFPVMVGHTIAVHNGKRHIPVYITENMVGHKLGEFSPTRIFKGHSAHTERSTSVK
- a CDS encoding 50S ribosomal protein L2 — protein: MAEIKKFKPTSPGRRFMTISTFDEITNDKPEKSLTVGLKRRGGRNHQGRLTVRHQGGGNKRKYRIIDFRNQKEGVPAKVSSIEYDPNRSARIALLKYYDGDKRYILCPANLKVGDVIVSGRDADIKVGNSKSLKDIPTGTLIHNIELKPGQGGKLVRSAGTVAQLMAKEGKYAHVRLPSGEVRLIHLECQASIGQIGNLTHENLSHGKAGKSRWLGIRPTVRGVAMNPIDHPMGGGEGKSSGGRHPVSPTGIPAKGYRTRKKNKPSDRYIVKRRTKK
- a CDS encoding 50S ribosomal protein L23 — its product is MPSNKDIILEPIISEKTVRLKKENKYVFKVDWKVNSTEVGKSIEEKFKTKVAKVNIIKMLGKKKSLGKYSGKTSHWKKAIVTLKEGEKIKELENI
- a CDS encoding 50S ribosomal protein L4, yielding MIALSVHNVKGENIGEVTLKDNIFNTKVNRYLVHQAVKRYLANKRRGTASTKNRSEVRGGGAKPWKQKGTGRARAGTNSSPIWVGGGIVFGPNPRDYSFSLPKKMKVAAIKSVLSDKFDNKEIIIIDKLSLEENKTSKMVEILKNLHAFKKPLIIIEKEDNGIMQATRNIKEAQVLPVSKINAYDLINHEKIIITQEALKQIEEVFV
- a CDS encoding 50S ribosomal protein L3; its protein translation is MVAGILGEKLGMTRIFTKDGESIPVTVILAGPCQIVQKKTMEKDGYNAVQLGFKEVKEKKISKPIVKHLEKYKAKPIKHIREFKVDDSNKYLPGTEVKVDIFKEGDRVDIVGISKGKGFAGAIKRHNFSGGPKTHGQKEYFRSVGSMGATDAARVFKGKKLPGHMGTERVTVKNIEVVKINLDRNLVLVRGSVPGAKGAVLVINKNG
- a CDS encoding 30S ribosomal protein S10 encodes the protein MQKIRIRLQAYDHRILDNSSLMIVDTIKRIGGRFSGPIPLPTEINKYCVLRSPHVDKKSREQFEMRTHKRLIDILEPSTKTIEALMHLDLPSGVDIELKTLE
- the tuf gene encoding elongation factor Tu (EF-Tu; promotes GTP-dependent binding of aminoacyl-tRNA to the A-site of ribosomes during protein biosynthesis; when the tRNA anticodon matches the mRNA codon, GTP hydrolysis results; the inactive EF-Tu-GDP leaves the ribosome and release of GDP is promoted by elongation factor Ts; many prokaryotes have two copies of the gene encoding EF-Tu) gives rise to the protein DVTGTVTLPEGVEMVMPGDRVTISGELITPIAMEKQLRFAIREGGRTISAGVVSEIIE